Proteins from one Streptomyces genisteinicus genomic window:
- a CDS encoding NAD(P)H-quinone dehydrogenase: MTRIVIIGGGPGGYEAALVAAQLGAEVTVVDCDGLGGASVLTDCVPSKTLIATAEVMTTFDSSYEELGIIVADDTPHIEQAARVVGVDLGKVNRRVKRLALAQSHDITASVTRAGARVMRGRGRLDGQQSVDGSRKVIVRAGDGTEETLTADAVLIATGGHPREIPDAQPDGERILNWTQVYDLTELPEELIVVGSGVTGAEFAGAYQALGSRVTLVSSRDRVLPGEDPDAAAVLEDVFRRRGMNVMARSRAESAKRVGDRVEVTLADGRVISGSHCLMAVGAIPNTAGMGLEDAGVRLKDSGHIWTDKVSRTSAPGVYAAGDVTGIFALASVAAMQGRIAMYHFLGDAVAPLNLKTVSSNVFTDPEIATVGYTQADVDAGKIDARVVKLPLLRNPRAKMQGIRDGFVKIFCRPGTGIVVGGVVVSPRASELIHPISIAVDNNLTVEQIANAFTVYPSLSGSIAEVARQLHTRKSTGEG; this comes from the coding sequence GTGACCCGGATCGTGATCATCGGCGGCGGACCCGGCGGATACGAGGCGGCCCTGGTGGCCGCCCAGCTCGGTGCGGAGGTGACCGTCGTCGACTGCGACGGTCTGGGCGGTGCGTCGGTGCTGACCGACTGCGTGCCGTCGAAGACCCTGATCGCCACGGCCGAGGTCATGACGACCTTCGACTCCTCCTACGAGGAGCTCGGGATCATCGTGGCCGACGACACCCCGCACATCGAGCAGGCGGCCCGCGTCGTCGGCGTCGACCTGGGCAAGGTCAACCGCCGGGTGAAGCGTCTGGCGCTCGCCCAGTCGCACGACATCACCGCCTCCGTCACCCGGGCCGGCGCCCGCGTCATGCGCGGCCGCGGCCGGCTGGACGGGCAGCAGTCCGTGGACGGCTCCCGCAAGGTGATCGTGCGGGCCGGCGACGGCACCGAGGAGACGCTCACCGCGGACGCCGTGCTGATCGCGACCGGCGGCCACCCCCGCGAGATCCCGGACGCGCAGCCCGACGGGGAGCGCATCCTGAACTGGACCCAGGTCTACGACCTCACCGAGCTCCCCGAGGAGCTCATCGTGGTCGGCTCCGGTGTCACGGGTGCCGAGTTCGCGGGCGCCTACCAGGCCCTCGGCTCGCGGGTCACGCTGGTCTCCTCCCGCGACCGCGTGCTGCCGGGCGAGGACCCGGACGCGGCGGCGGTGCTGGAGGACGTGTTCCGCCGGCGCGGGATGAACGTGATGGCGCGCTCCCGGGCGGAGTCCGCGAAGCGGGTCGGGGACCGTGTGGAGGTCACCCTCGCCGACGGCCGGGTCATCTCCGGCTCCCACTGCCTGATGGCGGTCGGCGCGATCCCGAACACCGCGGGCATGGGGCTGGAGGACGCCGGGGTCCGGCTGAAGGACTCGGGCCACATCTGGACGGACAAGGTGTCGCGCACCTCGGCGCCGGGCGTCTACGCGGCCGGTGACGTCACCGGGATCTTCGCCCTGGCGTCGGTCGCGGCGATGCAGGGCCGGATCGCGATGTACCACTTCCTCGGCGACGCGGTCGCTCCGCTGAACCTCAAGACGGTGTCGTCCAACGTCTTCACCGATCCGGAGATCGCCACCGTCGGCTACACCCAGGCGGACGTGGACGCGGGCAAGATCGACGCCCGGGTCGTCAAGCTGCCGCTGCTGCGCAACCCGCGCGCCAAGATGCAGGGCATCCGGGACGGCTTCGTCAAGATCTTCTGCCGTCCGGGGACCGGGATCGTCGTCGGCGGCGTGGTCGTCTCCCCGCGTGCGTCCGAGCTCATCCACCCCATCTCGATCGCGGTCGACAACAACCTGACGGTCGAACAGATCGCGAATGCGTTCACCGTGTACCCGTCTCTGTCGGGTTCGATCGCCGAAGTGGCACGTCAGCTGCACACCCGGAAGTCCACGGGCGAGGGCTGA
- a CDS encoding DeoR/GlpR family DNA-binding transcription regulator yields the protein MFAAERRQLILEMVRANGAVSLRELARVVQTSEVTVRRDVRALEAEGLLDRRHGGAVLPGGFTRESGFPQKSLSATAEKTAIADLAAGLVEEGEAIVVGAGTTTQELARRLARVPGLTVVTNSLLVAQALAHANRVEVVMTGGTLRGSNYALVGSGAEQSLQGLRVSRAFLSGSGLTAERGLSTSNMLSASVDRALVQAAAEVVVLADHTKLGTDTMFQTVPTDVITRLVTDEPPVHDDRAATELQALADQGVQIAVAGAEAPTGPARHDVPLPGQRRTRTGLRSAGPPPDALPDRPAARVADLRRR from the coding sequence GTGTTCGCTGCAGAACGTCGTCAGTTGATTCTCGAAATGGTGCGCGCCAACGGAGCCGTGTCGCTCCGGGAGCTCGCCCGCGTCGTCCAGACCTCCGAAGTGACCGTACGGCGGGACGTGCGGGCGCTGGAGGCAGAAGGACTCCTCGACCGCCGCCACGGCGGTGCGGTCCTGCCGGGCGGATTCACCCGTGAATCCGGTTTCCCGCAGAAGTCCCTGTCCGCCACGGCCGAGAAGACGGCCATCGCCGACCTGGCCGCCGGCCTCGTCGAAGAGGGCGAGGCCATCGTGGTCGGCGCCGGGACCACCACGCAGGAGCTGGCCCGCCGGCTCGCCCGCGTCCCCGGCCTGACCGTCGTCACCAACTCGCTGCTGGTCGCCCAGGCGCTGGCGCACGCCAACCGTGTCGAGGTCGTCATGACCGGCGGCACGCTGCGCGGCTCCAACTACGCCCTGGTCGGCAGCGGTGCCGAGCAGTCCCTCCAGGGGCTGCGGGTCTCCCGGGCGTTCCTGTCGGGGAGCGGCCTCACGGCCGAGCGGGGCCTGTCCACCTCCAACATGCTCTCGGCGAGCGTGGACCGGGCGCTGGTGCAGGCCGCGGCGGAGGTGGTGGTCCTCGCCGACCACACCAAGCTCGGCACGGACACCATGTTCCAGACGGTGCCGACGGACGTGATCACCCGCCTGGTGACGGACGAGCCGCCGGTGCACGACGACCGGGCCGCGACGGAGCTCCAGGCGCTCGCCGACCAGGGCGTGCAGATCGCGGTCGCCGGTGCGGAGGCTCCCACGGGCCCCGCCCGCCACGACGTTCCGCTGCCGGGTCAGCGCCGTACGCGGACGGGGCTGCGCAGCGCCGGACCACCGCCGGACGCCCTGCCCGACCGCCCGGCGGCCCGGGTCGCCGACCTCCGGCGCCGCTGA
- a CDS encoding TetR/AcrR family transcriptional regulator, translated as MTETRPKRADARRNYERLLTEARAVFAARGTDASLEEIARRSGVGIGTLYRHFPNRHAMMSAVFQDALAELLERSRQLAGAEQPCGALVDWLRAVVAHAGEYRGLATALMSGTADDSSAMASCSITLREAGEGLLRRAQQSGSVRSDVSIGDLMQLTNAIALAAEQTPADTELPDRLLALTLRGLRADGTGPA; from the coding sequence GTGACGGAGACCAGGCCGAAGCGCGCCGACGCGCGGCGCAACTACGAGCGACTGCTCACCGAGGCGCGCGCCGTGTTCGCGGCGCGCGGCACCGACGCGTCGCTGGAGGAGATCGCGCGCCGCTCCGGTGTGGGCATCGGCACCCTGTACCGCCACTTCCCCAACCGCCACGCGATGATGAGCGCCGTCTTCCAGGACGCCCTGGCCGAGCTGCTGGAACGCTCGCGGCAACTGGCCGGGGCCGAGCAGCCCTGCGGCGCACTGGTCGACTGGCTGCGCGCGGTCGTCGCCCACGCGGGCGAGTACCGCGGTCTGGCCACGGCGCTGATGTCGGGCACGGCGGACGACAGTTCGGCGATGGCCTCGTGCAGCATCACCCTGCGCGAGGCGGGCGAGGGCCTGCTGCGGCGCGCCCAGCAAAGCGGCTCGGTACGGTCCGACGTGTCCATCGGCGACCTGATGCAGCTGACCAACGCGATCGCACTGGCCGCCGAACAGACGCCCGCCGACACGGAGTTGCCGGACCGGCTGCTGGCGCTGACCCTGCGGGGCCTGCGCGCGGACGGCACCGGGCCGGCCTGA
- a CDS encoding acetyl/propionyl/methylcrotonyl-CoA carboxylase subunit alpha: MRKVLIANRGEIAVRVARACRDAGIASVAVYADPDRDALHVRAADEAFALGGDTPAASYLDMAKVLQAAADSGADAVHPGYGFLSENAEFAQAVIDAGLTWIGPPPHAIRDLGDKVAARHIAQRAGAPLVAGTPDPVSGADEVVAFAREHGLPIAIKAAFGGGGRGLKVARTLEEVPELYDSAVREAVAAFGRGECFVERYLDKPRHVETQCLADKHGNVVVVSTRDCSLQRRHQKLVEEAPAPFLTAEQNAELYAASKAILKEAGYEGAGTVEFLVGTDGTISFLEVNTRLQVEHPVTEEVTGIDLVREMFRIADGEELGYDDPAVRGHSFEFRINGEDPGRGFLPAPGTVTSFRPPTGPGVRLDAGVESGSVIGPAWDSLLAKLVITGATREQALQRAARALAEFEVEGMATAIPFHRAVVADPAFTADPFRVHTRWIETEFVNEIKPFTVPGEADEDESGRETIVVEVGGKRLEVSLPSSLGMTLARTGLAAGAKPKRRAAKKSSSAASGDTLASPMQGTIVKVAVEEGQEVKEGDLIVVLEAMKMEQPLNAHRSGTVKGLSAEVGASLTSGATICEIKD, encoded by the coding sequence GTGCGCAAGGTGCTCATCGCCAACCGTGGCGAAATCGCTGTCCGTGTCGCCCGTGCCTGCCGTGACGCCGGGATCGCCAGCGTAGCCGTCTACGCAGATCCGGACCGGGACGCTCTGCACGTCCGGGCGGCCGACGAAGCGTTCGCCCTGGGCGGTGACACCCCGGCCGCCAGCTATCTGGACATGGCCAAGGTGCTGCAGGCCGCAGCCGATTCGGGAGCGGACGCCGTCCACCCCGGATACGGCTTCCTGTCCGAGAACGCCGAGTTCGCCCAGGCCGTCATCGACGCCGGGCTGACCTGGATCGGACCGCCCCCGCACGCCATCCGCGACCTCGGCGACAAGGTGGCGGCCCGCCACATCGCCCAGCGCGCCGGAGCCCCGCTGGTCGCGGGCACCCCCGACCCGGTCTCGGGCGCCGACGAGGTCGTCGCGTTCGCCCGGGAGCACGGCCTGCCCATCGCGATCAAGGCCGCCTTCGGCGGCGGCGGCCGCGGTCTCAAGGTCGCCCGCACCCTCGAAGAGGTGCCGGAGCTCTACGACTCCGCCGTCCGCGAGGCCGTGGCGGCCTTCGGCCGCGGCGAGTGCTTCGTGGAGCGCTACCTCGACAAGCCGCGCCACGTCGAGACCCAGTGCCTCGCCGACAAGCACGGCAACGTCGTCGTCGTCTCCACCCGCGACTGCTCCCTCCAGCGCCGCCACCAGAAGCTGGTCGAGGAGGCCCCGGCCCCGTTCCTGACGGCCGAGCAGAACGCCGAGCTCTACGCGGCGTCCAAGGCCATCCTCAAGGAGGCCGGCTACGAGGGCGCCGGCACGGTCGAGTTCCTGGTCGGCACGGACGGCACGATCTCCTTCCTGGAGGTCAACACCCGCCTCCAGGTCGAGCACCCGGTCACCGAAGAGGTCACCGGCATCGACCTGGTGCGCGAGATGTTCCGCATCGCCGACGGCGAGGAGCTGGGGTACGACGACCCGGCCGTGCGCGGTCACTCCTTCGAGTTCCGCATCAACGGCGAGGACCCGGGCCGCGGCTTCCTGCCCGCCCCCGGCACCGTCACCTCGTTCCGTCCGCCGACCGGTCCCGGCGTCCGCCTGGACGCGGGCGTCGAGTCCGGCTCGGTCATCGGCCCGGCCTGGGACTCGCTGCTCGCCAAGCTGGTCATCACCGGCGCCACCCGTGAGCAGGCGCTCCAGCGCGCCGCCCGCGCGCTCGCCGAGTTCGAGGTCGAGGGCATGGCCACCGCCATCCCGTTCCACCGCGCGGTCGTCGCCGACCCGGCCTTCACCGCCGACCCGTTCCGGGTGCACACCCGCTGGATCGAGACCGAGTTCGTCAACGAGATCAAGCCGTTCACGGTCCCGGGTGAGGCGGACGAGGACGAGTCCGGCCGCGAGACCATCGTGGTCGAGGTCGGCGGCAAGCGCCTGGAGGTCTCCCTCCCCTCGTCCCTCGGCATGACGCTCGCCCGCACCGGCCTCGCCGCCGGCGCGAAGCCCAAGCGCCGGGCCGCGAAGAAGTCCTCCTCCGCCGCGTCCGGCGACACCCTCGCCTCCCCGATGCAGGGCACCATCGTCAAGGTGGCCGTCGAGGAGGGCCAGGAGGTCAAGGAGGGCGACCTGATCGTCGTCCTGGAGGCCATGAAGATGGAGCAGCCGCTCAACGCGCACCGCTCCGGCACCGTCAAGGGGCTCTCCGCCGAGGTCGGCGCGTCCCTGACGTCGGGCGCGACGATCTGCGAGATCAAGGACTGA
- a CDS encoding Maf family protein, which produces MTLTPRRRLVLASASPARLNLLKQAGLDPHVIVSGVDEDALSAPTPAELALVLAEAKADAVATREEAAGSLLIGCDSVLELDGRALGKPADAEEATARWKEMRGRAGVLQTGHCVIDTVTGRRASATASTTVRFGEPSDDEVAAYVASGEPLHVAGAFTLDGRSAPFVDGIDGDPGNVIGLSLPLLRRLLAELGIEITDLWV; this is translated from the coding sequence ATGACCCTCACGCCCCGCCGCCGTCTCGTGCTCGCCTCCGCCTCGCCCGCCCGGCTGAACCTGCTCAAGCAGGCCGGACTCGACCCGCACGTCATCGTCAGCGGGGTCGACGAGGACGCCCTGTCCGCGCCCACCCCCGCCGAACTGGCGCTGGTGCTCGCCGAGGCCAAGGCCGACGCGGTCGCCACCCGCGAGGAGGCGGCCGGGTCACTGCTCATCGGATGCGACTCGGTCCTCGAACTCGACGGCCGGGCGCTCGGCAAGCCCGCCGACGCCGAGGAGGCGACGGCCCGCTGGAAGGAGATGCGGGGCAGGGCCGGGGTGCTGCAGACGGGCCACTGCGTGATCGACACCGTCACGGGCCGCCGCGCCTCAGCGACCGCGTCCACCACCGTCCGGTTCGGCGAGCCGTCGGACGACGAGGTCGCGGCCTACGTGGCCAGCGGCGAACCGCTGCACGTGGCGGGGGCGTTCACCCTCGACGGGCGCTCGGCCCCCTTCGTCGACGGCATCGACGGCGACCCCGGAAACGTCATCGGCCTGTCGCTGCCGCTGCTGCGCCGGCTCCTCGCCGAGCTGGGGATCGAGATCACCGACCTCTGGGTCTGA
- the mmpB gene encoding morphogenic membrane protein MmpB gives MLWSDPENEPPKELRDMQTMLRRAGLLLALAMLIAMLSAGLR, from the coding sequence ATGCTGTGGTCCGATCCCGAGAACGAGCCCCCGAAGGAACTTCGGGACATGCAGACGATGCTGCGGCGCGCGGGGCTGCTGCTGGCGCTGGCGATGCTGATCGCCATGCTCTCGGCCGGCCTGCGCTGA
- a CDS encoding TetR/AcrR family transcriptional regulator: protein MELESRLNATPGSVRPGGRTAKVRTAVLEATRDALVADGFHALNLDRVAARAGVGRTTVYRRWGSAPGLVADLLRDMAEQSLPAADTGTLDGDLRANAHLVLGTLTDPRQGPVFAAVIAAAACDGECAAALRGFYATRLETWSAVAVRGAERGEIPAGTDAVEVLRAVSAPLYYRFAVSREPLSAADADRAAAAALAAARAGAYAPAARGPERAGDTG, encoded by the coding sequence ATGGAACTGGAGTCCCGTTTGAATGCCACGCCCGGATCCGTCCGACCCGGCGGCCGTACCGCGAAGGTCCGCACGGCCGTCCTGGAGGCCACCCGCGACGCCTTGGTGGCGGACGGCTTCCATGCCCTCAACCTCGACCGGGTCGCGGCCCGCGCGGGCGTCGGCAGGACCACGGTCTACCGGCGCTGGGGCTCGGCCCCGGGGCTCGTCGCCGACCTGCTGCGCGACATGGCGGAGCAGTCCCTGCCCGCCGCCGACACCGGGACGCTCGACGGCGACCTGCGGGCCAACGCCCACCTCGTCCTCGGCACCCTCACCGACCCGCGCCAGGGCCCGGTGTTCGCCGCGGTGATCGCGGCGGCGGCCTGCGACGGGGAGTGCGCGGCGGCGCTGCGCGGCTTCTACGCGACCCGGCTGGAGACCTGGTCCGCGGTGGCCGTGCGCGGCGCCGAGCGCGGCGAGATCCCCGCCGGGACCGACGCCGTCGAGGTCCTGCGCGCCGTCTCCGCACCCCTCTACTACCGCTTCGCCGTCAGCAGGGAGCCGCTCTCGGCCGCCGACGCCGACCGCGCCGCCGCCGCGGCCCTCGCGGCCGCCCGCGCCGGCGCCTACGCACCGGCGGCGCGGGGACCGGAGCGGGCCGGGGACACGGGTTGA
- a CDS encoding SGNH/GDSL hydrolase family protein — MSLRPAPSVWTAAWTASPQAPSTGFTPNWSQEGFTAQTVRQVVRLTAGGGRLRVRLSHAYGTSPLRLAGATVARPVRGPAAEAGSIRRLTFGGRPAASVPARGELLSDPVDFATAALDSVTVSLHFAEPTGPATFHAQAWTDSWRAAGDRLDDASGEPFGERTASWYHLAAVETDAGREDGVVLFGDSITDGFGSAHGADRRWSDALAELTGRPVLGAGIGGNLLLNDSAWYGERGTARFTRDALGLPGVSTVVVLLGLNDIGFAEAPHEPTYRPAPLVTAEEIAAGHRELIRAGRARGLRVVGATLLPLGGSDHWGPHASRVAPEVNAWIRTSGAFDAVVDLDRALADPAAPERLHPAYDHGDRLHPNDKGYQVMAAELAAVL; from the coding sequence ATGTCCCTGCGCCCCGCCCCCTCCGTCTGGACCGCGGCCTGGACCGCCTCGCCGCAGGCGCCCAGCACCGGCTTCACCCCCAACTGGTCGCAGGAGGGCTTCACCGCGCAGACCGTGCGCCAGGTCGTCCGCCTCACGGCCGGCGGCGGCAGACTGCGCGTCCGGCTCTCCCACGCCTACGGCACCTCGCCGCTCCGCCTCGCCGGCGCGACCGTCGCGCGCCCCGTCCGCGGGCCCGCCGCCGAAGCCGGCTCGATCCGCCGGCTCACGTTCGGCGGCCGGCCCGCCGCGAGCGTGCCCGCCCGCGGCGAACTGCTCAGCGACCCGGTGGACTTCGCGACCGCGGCCCTCGACTCCGTGACCGTCTCCCTGCACTTCGCCGAGCCGACCGGCCCCGCCACCTTCCACGCCCAGGCGTGGACCGACTCCTGGCGGGCCGCCGGAGACCGCCTCGACGACGCCTCGGGGGAGCCCTTCGGGGAGCGGACCGCGTCCTGGTACCACCTTGCCGCCGTCGAGACCGACGCCGGACGGGAGGACGGGGTCGTGCTCTTCGGCGACTCGATCACCGACGGCTTCGGGTCGGCCCACGGCGCGGACCGCCGCTGGTCCGACGCGCTCGCCGAACTCACCGGGCGGCCGGTGCTGGGCGCGGGCATCGGCGGCAACCTGCTGCTCAACGACTCCGCCTGGTACGGCGAACGCGGCACCGCCCGCTTCACCCGCGACGCGCTCGGACTGCCGGGAGTCTCCACCGTCGTCGTCCTCCTGGGCCTCAACGACATCGGCTTCGCCGAAGCCCCCCACGAGCCCACCTACCGTCCGGCCCCGCTGGTCACAGCCGAGGAGATCGCCGCGGGGCACCGGGAGTTGATCCGCGCGGGACGCGCGCGGGGGCTCAGGGTCGTGGGCGCCACGCTGCTGCCGCTCGGCGGCTCCGACCACTGGGGGCCCCACGCGTCGCGGGTGGCCCCCGAGGTCAACGCGTGGATCCGCACCTCGGGCGCGTTCGACGCCGTCGTCGACCTGGACCGGGCGCTCGCCGACCCCGCCGCCCCCGAGCGGCTGCACCCCGCCTACGACCACGGCGACCGGCTCCACCCCAACGACAAGGGCTACCAGGTCATGGCCGCGGAACTCGCCGCGGTGCTGTGA
- a CDS encoding acyl-CoA carboxylase subunit epsilon, giving the protein MIKVVRGNPTPEELAAAVAVVQARAAASAAAAAGTGDAVPQGWSDPARIARTRRPIPGPRSWVRSYWPA; this is encoded by the coding sequence ATGATCAAGGTCGTACGAGGAAACCCGACTCCGGAGGAGCTGGCCGCGGCCGTCGCGGTGGTGCAGGCGAGGGCCGCCGCGAGTGCGGCGGCCGCGGCCGGGACCGGCGACGCGGTGCCCCAGGGCTGGTCCGACCCCGCCCGCATCGCCCGCACCCGCAGGCCGATACCGGGCCCGAGGTCCTGGGTTCGCAGCTACTGGCCCGCGTAG
- a CDS encoding acyl-CoA carboxylase subunit beta produces the protein MSEPEAIDIHTTAGKIADLQRRIEEATHAGSARAVEKQHAKGKLTARERIALLLDEDSFVELDEFARHRSTNFGLEQTRPYGDGVVTGYGTVDGRPVAVFSQDFTVFGGALGEVYGQKIIKVMDFALKTGCPVVGINDSGGARIQEGVSALGMYGEIFRRNTHASGVIPQISLVVGPCAGGAVYSPAITDFTVMVDQTSHMFITGPDVIKTVTGEDVGFEELGGARTHNTTSGVAHHMSGDEKDAIEYVKSLLSYLPSNNLSEPPSFPESADAAVSDEDRELDTLIPDSANQPYDIRTVVEHVLDESEFLETQAMFAPNIVTGFGRVEGFPVGIVANQPMQFAGCLDIDASEKAARFVRTCDAFNVPVLTFVDVPGFLPGVDQEYGGIIRRGAKLIYAYAEATVPLITVITRKAFGGAYDVMGSKHLGADLNLAWPTAQIAVMGAQGAVNILHRRTIAAAGSPEEQEATRARLIQEYEDALLNPYTAAERGYIDGVIMPSETRSQIVKGLRQLRTKRESLPPKKHGNIPL, from the coding sequence ATGTCCGAGCCGGAAGCCATCGACATCCACACCACCGCGGGCAAGATCGCGGATCTTCAGCGCCGTATCGAAGAGGCGACGCACGCCGGCTCCGCGCGCGCGGTGGAAAAGCAGCACGCCAAGGGCAAGTTGACCGCGCGGGAGCGGATCGCCCTGCTGCTCGACGAGGACTCGTTCGTGGAGCTCGACGAGTTCGCCCGGCACCGCTCCACCAACTTCGGCCTGGAGCAGACCCGCCCGTACGGCGACGGCGTGGTGACCGGTTACGGCACCGTCGACGGCCGGCCGGTGGCGGTGTTCTCGCAGGACTTCACGGTCTTCGGCGGCGCGCTCGGCGAGGTGTACGGCCAGAAGATCATCAAGGTCATGGACTTCGCGCTGAAGACCGGCTGCCCGGTCGTCGGCATCAACGACTCCGGCGGCGCCCGCATCCAGGAGGGCGTGAGCGCGCTCGGCATGTACGGCGAGATCTTCCGCCGCAACACCCACGCCTCGGGGGTGATCCCGCAGATCTCGCTGGTCGTCGGACCGTGCGCGGGCGGTGCGGTCTACTCGCCCGCCATCACCGACTTCACGGTGATGGTGGACCAGACCTCGCACATGTTCATCACGGGGCCGGACGTCATCAAGACCGTCACCGGCGAGGACGTCGGCTTCGAGGAGCTCGGCGGCGCGCGCACCCACAACACCACCTCCGGTGTGGCACACCACATGTCGGGCGACGAGAAGGACGCGATCGAGTACGTCAAGTCGCTGCTCTCGTACCTGCCGTCGAACAACCTCTCCGAGCCCCCGTCGTTCCCCGAGAGCGCCGATGCGGCCGTCAGCGACGAGGACCGGGAGCTGGACACCCTCATCCCGGACTCGGCGAACCAGCCGTACGACATCCGTACGGTCGTCGAGCACGTGCTCGACGAGAGCGAGTTCCTGGAGACGCAGGCGATGTTCGCGCCGAACATCGTCACCGGCTTCGGCCGCGTCGAGGGCTTCCCGGTCGGCATCGTGGCGAACCAGCCCATGCAGTTCGCCGGCTGCCTGGACATCGACGCCTCCGAGAAGGCGGCCCGCTTCGTGCGCACCTGCGACGCGTTCAACGTGCCGGTGCTGACCTTCGTCGACGTCCCCGGCTTCCTGCCGGGCGTGGACCAGGAGTACGGCGGCATCATCCGGCGCGGCGCGAAGCTCATCTACGCGTACGCCGAGGCGACCGTGCCGCTGATCACCGTGATCACCCGCAAGGCGTTCGGCGGCGCGTACGACGTCATGGGCTCCAAGCACCTGGGCGCCGACCTCAACCTGGCCTGGCCGACGGCGCAGATCGCGGTCATGGGCGCGCAGGGGGCGGTCAACATCCTGCACCGCCGCACCATCGCCGCCGCCGGGAGCCCCGAGGAGCAGGAGGCCACCAGGGCGCGGCTCATCCAGGAGTACGAGGACGCGCTGCTCAACCCGTACACGGCCGCGGAGCGCGGCTACATCGACGGGGTGATCATGCCGTCCGAGACACGCTCCCAGATCGTGAAGGGGCTGCGGCAGCTGCGCACCAAGCGGGAGAGCCTGCCGCCCAAGAAGCACGGGAACATCCCGCTCTAG
- a CDS encoding biotin--[acetyl-CoA-carboxylase] ligase encodes MTQGNARDGAPASRWSDLDRPPLNTAALRRGLLVPGSLWTSFDVVASTGSTNSDLAARAAELPEGAVLVAEEQTAGRGRLDRSWTAPARSGIFLSVLLRPGPAVPVERWGWLPLLAGVAAATGLARAAGTDMSLKWPNDLLVTVRGEERKTGGILAERAGDDAVVLGMGVNVSLRQDELPVPAAGSLALADAVSTDRDPLLRAVLRSLEHWYGEWRAAGGDPAACGLQAAYAAGCATLGRTVRAELPGGTAQTGEAVALDGDGRLVIALADGTRTPVSAGDIVHLRPA; translated from the coding sequence ATGACGCAAGGCAATGCGCGTGACGGCGCACCCGCGAGCCGCTGGTCCGACCTCGACCGGCCCCCCTTGAACACCGCCGCGCTCCGCAGGGGCCTGCTGGTCCCCGGCTCGCTGTGGACCTCGTTCGACGTGGTCGCCTCGACCGGCTCGACCAACTCCGACCTGGCCGCGCGGGCCGCGGAGCTGCCGGAGGGCGCGGTGCTGGTCGCCGAGGAGCAGACCGCGGGGCGGGGACGTCTGGACCGCAGCTGGACCGCGCCCGCGCGGTCCGGGATCTTCCTCTCCGTGCTGCTGCGGCCCGGACCGGCCGTGCCGGTCGAACGCTGGGGCTGGCTGCCGCTGCTCGCCGGCGTCGCCGCCGCCACCGGTCTCGCCCGCGCCGCCGGCACCGACATGTCCCTCAAATGGCCCAACGACCTGCTGGTCACCGTCCGTGGCGAGGAGCGCAAGACCGGCGGCATCCTCGCCGAGCGCGCGGGCGACGACGCGGTCGTCCTCGGCATGGGCGTCAACGTCTCCCTGCGCCAGGACGAGCTGCCCGTGCCCGCGGCCGGCTCGCTCGCCCTCGCGGACGCCGTCTCCACCGACCGCGACCCGCTGCTGCGGGCCGTGCTGCGCTCCCTGGAGCACTGGTACGGCGAGTGGCGCGCGGCGGGCGGCGACCCCGCCGCCTGCGGACTCCAGGCCGCCTACGCGGCGGGCTGCGCGACGCTGGGCCGCACGGTCCGCGCCGAGCTCCCCGGAGGCACCGCGCAGACCGGCGAGGCGGTCGCGCTCGACGGCGACGGCCGGCTCGTCATCGCGCTGGCGGACGGCACCCGCACCCCGGTGAGCGCGGGCGACATCGTCCATCTGCGGCCCGCCTGA